In Thunnus thynnus chromosome 11, fThuThy2.1, whole genome shotgun sequence, the following proteins share a genomic window:
- the p2ry8 gene encoding P2Y purinoceptor 8 — MRGSSPPIMSNSSSTKLDNATLNLFQDVNTSITISVMYILVTAINLVGNGLSMWLLLFHTSPKTPSIIFMINLTLTDLALGTALPFQIAYQLQGYHWNLGPNMCSFLTLVFYTNMYCSILTMMAIGIDRYLGIVRPMLFRETRGRKSIAVISCLLMWAMVLSVLYPLMTTDLTYNIPELGITTCFDVLKKDMLPSLLAWVAFLFSMVFVLFLFPFCVTVFCYVSVIHKLASDSRTAQKERAIRLAFIVLLVFTLCFAPNNILLLTHTVMRLFYQKSLYMAYKLSLCFSCVNSCLDPFIYYFACKDFRQKLRQIINLQILSSGDSKMENRESIYSGHCTTEGRETEHSNLVQQHSRV, encoded by the exons ATGAGAGGCAGCTCCCCTCCAATCATGTCGAATTCAAGCAGCACCAAACTAGACAACGCCACCCTGAACCTGTTTCAGGATGTAAACACCAGCATCACCATCTCTGTCATGTACATTTTGGTTACTGCCATTAACCTGGTAGGAAATGGCCTTTCCATGtggctcctcctcttccacacGTCTCCTAAGACTCCCTCCATCATCTTCATGATTAATCTCACCCTCACCGACTTGGCCCTGGGCACTGCCCTGCCCTTCCAGATCGCCTACCAGCTCCAAGGATACCATTGGAATCTAGGACCCAACATGTGCAG TTTCCTTACCCTTGTCTTCTACACCAATATGTATTGTTCCATCCTGACCATGATGGCCATTGGTATTGACCGCTACCTTGGCATCGTCAGGCCCATGCTGTTCAGAGAGACCAGGGGGAGGAAGTCCATCGCTGTCATCAGCTGCCTCCTCATGTGGGCTATGGTACTGAGCGTTCTGTACCCGCTGATGACCACAGACCTGACCTATAACATTCCTGAACTGGGGATTACCACATGCTTTGACGTGCTTAAGAAAGACATGCTCCCGTCCCTGTTGGCCTGGGTGGCCTTCCTCTTCAGCATGGTGtttgtcctcttcctcttccctttCTGTGTCACGGTATTCTGTTATGTCAGTGTCATACACAAACTGGCCAGTGATTCCAGGACAGcccagaaagagagagcgatACGTCTAGCCTTCATTGTTCTCCTGGTCTTCACCCTATGCTTTGCTCCCAACAACATCCTCCTCTTGACTCACACTGTGATGAGACTCTTCTATCAGAAGTCTCTCTACATGGCCTACaaactgtctctctgttttaGCTGTGTGAATAGCTGCCTTGATCCGTTCATTTACTACTTTGCTTGCAAGGACTTCAGACAAAAGCTGAGACAGATCATCAATCTGCAGATCTTGAGTAGTGGGGACTCAAAGATGGAGAATAGAGAGAGCATATACTCTGGACACTGCACTACAGAAGGTCGTGAGACTGAACACAGCAATTTGgtgcagcagcacagcagagtATAG